The Schistocerca piceifrons isolate TAMUIC-IGC-003096 chromosome 5, iqSchPice1.1, whole genome shotgun sequence genome has a segment encoding these proteins:
- the LOC124797895 gene encoding uncharacterized protein LOC124797895 isoform X2, whose protein sequence is MEGGAVRTWCLAALLLPLLLGALADRASDDEDGADDAEDESSTPSSLVQKQGERVMSEQVLALLDHFRQEDPKGLPGAPVPDPMDIPDNTKSFTGARITLKESKVYGLSQFRIEHVRTNLKDTQMSVGVSIEKLEVVGRYTLRAWLSGSHGPYTVTMTGVQVEGLAMLEVQRDGSLAAEEIQMDISFSDIDMNFENLGFMGTVFQGILNSVGTFIFDSIKPFILKEVNKNVRGDINKNVAKIPQRFPNSISPFDTAMFDVRKKIREMGYDPMGVPNFTWEGGHGTVVVDLSGMMMTGLATFHRVGEVTIDMERKVVSAQKLMKVRRRVVAASNGTSGDTAVYDAADNSTANAAQFEEEVEELVVFERRVDREDEKWAREPAVTFIEESNVLTAHAQVGTKRLRGSCHWDASLAGLVTSSGLASFTVDYIQFRDEGFVQA, encoded by the exons CGAGCGATGACGAGGACGGAGCTGATGATGCGGAAGACGAGTCGTCGACGCCGTCGTCGCTGGTGCAGAAGCAGGGCGAGCGGGTGATGAGCGAGCAGGTGCTGGCGCTGCTGGACCACTTCCGGCAGGAGGACCCCAAGGGGCTGCCGGGCGCGCCCGTGCCCGATCCCATGGACATCCCGGACAACACCAAGTCCTTCACCGGCGCCCGCATCACGCTCAAGGAGTCCAAGGTCTACGGCCTGTCGCAGTTCCGCATCGAGCACGTCCGCACCAACCTCAAGGACACGCAG ATGTCGGTGGGTGTGAGCATCGAGAAGCTGGAGGTGGTGGGCAGATACACACTGCGCGCCTGGCTGTCGGGCTCGCATGGCCCCTACACAGTCACCATGACTGGAGTCCAGGTGGAGGGCCTCGCCATGCTGGAAGTGCAGCGTGACGGCAGCCTGGCTGCCGAGGAGATACAGATGGACATCTCCTTCAGTGACATCGACATGAACTTCGAGAACCTCGGCTTCATGGGCACTGTCTTCCAG GGAATCCTGAACTCAGTGGGTACGTTCATCTTCGACAGCATCAAGCCCTTCATCTTGAAAGAGGTCAACAAGAACGTGCGTGGCGACATCAACAAGAATGTCGCCAAAATTCCGCAGCGCTTCCCCAATTCTATCTCTCCGTTTGACACGGCCATGTTCGACGTCCGAAAGAAGATTCGGGAGATGGGCTACGATCCCATGGGAGTGCCCAACTTCACCTGGGAGGGCGGACACGGAACAGTTGTG GTGGATctctccgggatgatgatgaccgGCCTGGCCACCTTCCACCGAGTGGGTGAGGTGACCATCGACATGGAGCGCAAAGTGGTGAGCgcgcagaagctgatgaaggtgcgcCGGCGCGTGGTGGCCGCCTCCAACGGCACGTCGGGCGACACGGCCGTCTACGACGCGGCCGACAACAGCACGGCGAACGCGGCGCAGttcgaggaggaggtggaggagctgGTGGTGTTCGAGCGCCGCGTCGACCGCGAGGACGAGAAGTGGGCGCGCGAGCCGGCCGTCACCTTCATCGAGGAGAGCAACGTGCTGACCGCGCACGCGCAGGTCGGCACCAAGCGGCTGCGCGGCTCCTGCCACTGGGACGCCAGCCTGGCCGGGCTCGTCACCAGCTCGGGGCTCGCCAGCTTCACCGTCGACTACATACAG